One Candidatus Methanomethylicota archaeon genomic window, TTTTTTGAAAGAGGAATTTTACCTGGTATTTATTCAATAGTAGCACTTGCTTCAATTTTAATATTAGTAATTGGAGGATTGCATAAATAATGTCTATAATAAAATGGGCTAGATTAAAATCTCCTTGGCTTATACATTTTAATACTGGTGGATGTAATGGATGTGATATAGAATTTGTAGCAGCTATTACACCAAGATATGATGTTGAAAGATTTGGAATTCTACTTAAAGGAAGTCCAAGACATGCAGATATTCTTGGTGTAACAGGTCCTATAACTGCTCAAGTAGCTAAAAGAGTATTAAGAGTATATAAACAAATGCCTGAGCCAAAATTTGTAGTAGCAATAGGAACATGTGCTGTAAGTGGAGCTCCATTTAAAGATGGATATAGTGTTTATGGTGGAGTTGATACTATAATACCTGTTGATGTTTATATTCCTGGTTGTCCACCAAAGCCTGAAGCTATAATATATGGAATTGCTAAATTACTTGAAAAAATAGGTGGTGGTAATGGAGGATCTAATAAAAAAACTTGAATTAATGAAAAATGAAATTTTAGAATTTAAAAGACCAAAAGATAGGAGAATTTTCATAAATATAAAAAGAGAGAGTTTAAAAAATTTTATAAAATTTTTAGTAGAAGAAATAGGTGTAAAACATCTTTCAACAATTACTGGAATAGATTTAAATCAAGAAGAAATGGAATTATTATATCATTTTGCTTATAATAATTCAATTGCAATTACTATTGGAATAAAAATTCCAAAAAATAATCTTAAAGTTCCAACAATAATAGATATTATTCCAGGAGCTATTTTCTATGAACAAGAAGTTCATGATATGTTTGGAATAATATTTGAAGGTCATCCAGATTTATCTCCATTAATATTACCAGAAGGATGGCCTGAAGGAGTATATCCACTTAGAAAAGAATATAGTATTGAAAAATTAAGGGAGGTTTTGAAAAAATGAGTTATGGAAGTACAATAAAAGTACCCTTTGGTCCACAACATCCAGCACTTAAAGAACCTGAATATTTTCTTTTTGAAATTGATGGAGATATTGTAGTAAATGTTAAACCAAGAATAGGCTATGTACATAGAGGAATAGAAAAAGCATTTGAAGCTAATACTTATTTTCATAATATATACTTAGCTGAAAGAATTTGTGGTATATGTTGTCATGCTCATACTACTTGTTATACTCAAGCTGTAGAAGGATTAATACCAATAGAAATTCCTCCAAGAGCAGCTTATATAAGAGTAATAATGGCAGAATTAGAAAGATTACATAGTCATTCTTTATGGGTAGGTATTGCAGCACATGAAGCAGGATATGATACTATGTTCATGTATATGTGGAAGGAAAGAGAAATAATTATGGATTTAATGGAAGAAATTTCAGGAAATAGAGTTACTCATGCTATGAATACAATAGGTGGTGTAAGAAGAGATATAACAGATGAACAAGTAAATAAATTAAAAAAATTCTTAAATATTTTTGAAAATAATATTAAACAATATATAAAAGCTCTTGAAAATGAACCTACTTTTATAAAAAGAACAAAAGAAGTAGGAATTTTAAAACCAAGTGATGCAATTGCAACATGTGCTATTGGTCCAACACTTAGAGCAAGTGGAATAAAAAATGATGTAAGAAAAGATGATCCATATCTTGTTTATGATGAAATTCCATTTAATATTATTACAAATGATGGATGTGATGTTTTTGCTAGAACAATAGTAAGATGTGAAGAAATGATAGAAAGTGCAAATATAATAAGATATTGCTTAGATCATATGCCAAAAGGAGAAATAAAAGTAAAAGTTCCAAGAACTTTTCCTCCAAATGAATCTCTTGGAAGAGTTGAAGCTCCTAGAGGAGAATTAATTCATTATACAAGATCAAATGGTACAGCAAAACCAGAACGTCATAAAGTAAGATCGCCTACATTAGGAAATTTATTATCAGTATGTAAAACTTTAATAGGAGCTCATATTGCAGATATACCATTAATATTAGCAGGAATAGATCCATGTTTTTCATGCATGGATAGAATTATAATAAAGAAGGTGTGAAAAATGCTTGAAAATATTTTAAATATAATTATATTTCCTGGATTTTTATTTTTAATTATAATTTCATTTATATATGAATGGATAGATAGAAAATTTTTTGCAAGAGTTCAAGCTAGATATGGACCTTTATATACAGGAAAATCTGGAATTTTACAACCATTTGCTGATTTTTTAAAATTACTTTCAAAAGAAGATATTATACCAACAATTGCTGAAAAATTTATTTTTTCCATAACTCCAATTATTTATGCTTCTATTCCTTTAATAATTCTTTCAATAATTCCAATAAATGGAAGAGCAATAATAAATTTTGAAGGAGATATTATATTTATTATGTTTCTATCTGCAATGGTAACACTTTCTGTATTTTTAGCAGGATGGAGTTCTTTAGGAAGTTTTAGTAGAGTTGGAAGTATTAGATCGGCATTACAAATGCTTAGTTATGAAATTCCTTTTGGTTTATCTTTAATAGGACCTGCTATAGTAGCAAAATCACTATCACTTTCAAAAATAGTAGAATGGCAAATAAATAATTCTACATGGTTTTTATGGCTTCAACCAATAGGATTTGCAGTAATGTTAATAAGTTTATTAGCTGAGCTTGAAAGAATTCCCTTTGATATACCAGAAGCTGAAACTGAAATAGTAGCAGGATGGATGACAGAATATGGAGGTAGAAGATTAGCATTATTAAGATTAGGAAAGAATCTTGAATTATTAATGGCTTCTATGCTTATATCTTCAGTTTATTTAGGAGGAGGAGTTCAATTATACTTCATTCCTCCTGTGGTGATTTTATTAATAAAGAGTATTATAGTATTAATAATAATGTCATTTGTAAGAGCAATATTTGCAAGATTTAGAATAGATCAAGTAACTTCTGGAATGTGGAGTTATCTTTTACCATTAATGATATTTCAAATAATGTTAATACAATTTGGAGTGGATTAAAATGAGTCTATTTAAAGAAGCATTTAAACAAATTTTGAAAAAACCAGTTACAATAAAATATCCATTTGAACCTGGTATAGTTCCACCTGGGCTAAGAGGAAAACCTGTATGGGATATGAATAAATGTATTCTTTGCATACTTTGTCAAAATGCTTGTCCAACATCTGCTATAAAAATGATTCCAAAAGGACCAGATGCAGGAATTATTTATAAACTTGATAGATGTATATTTTGTGCAGAATGTGCAGATGCTTGTCCAAGAAAAGCTATTACTATTACTAATGAATTTGAACTTGCTGATTTTTCGAAATCAAATATGACTTATCATTATAAGAAGAGTGAAGTTCTTCAAAAGAAATAATTTCATATTTTGATGAAAATTTTCTTTCAGAAAGAACTATTAATTTTATTGGAATATTATAATTTAAATTTGGTTCTTCATTATTTAAACATACATATGCTATATATCTATTAGAATAATCCCAAATATATGGATCTATTCTTTCTTTATTAATATATTTAGGAGGATATACTATTACATAAGGTTTTGTAGAATTTACAATACAATAACATCCCTTCATTCTCTCTTTTCTAACAAAATTACTTATTACTTGAATTATTTTATAATCTCCTGAAGGAAAATCTTTAAATTTATAATAAGAAATTGTAGTTAAAGCAATTTCATTATTATTAATATAAATCATTCCATCATAAATAAGTTCTTTTATAGCATTTCTTATTTCTTGTTTAGAAAATTGTTTAAGTTCTTTTTCAATTATAAAAATTGATATTGGTCTTCCAAAATTTTTATAATAAATAAAAGATAAAATAGAAAAACATATTGGAGTTATATCAGGAGTAGGAATAGAATCATTATTTTCAATATAATATGGTCTTCCATATATAGAAAGAGAATATTTTATAACTTCTTCTGGATTTGAAATTTTTAAATTAGAAATATCAATACAAATTCCAGTATTTACATATCTTTCTTCTCCTTTTCTTATAGAAAAAGCTAATTGATGTTTCATTAATGTCATTAAAGTATCTTTTGTTATATAACGAAATATTGGTTTAAAATATTGTTCAAGTTCTTCTGCAGTTTCTGCTCCAATTGAAAATGAAATTATAGAATCACATAATTGTAATATAGCTTTAGTTAATGTTTTATCTTTTCCTCCTTCTCTATCAAATTGACTTAAATATTGAGCTGCTAAAGTCATGTAAATTTTATATTTTCGTAAAGATTGAAGAATATCTTTAATTGAATCTGTAATAAATCTATAAGCTTCATCTACATATACATAAAATGGTTTTCTTTTTTCTTCAGATAAATCTTCTCTTGCCATTCCTTCTTGATATATTTTATTTAAAAGTAAAGCTCCTAAAAAATTTGCTACTTCTGTTGTAAGATTTCCTTCTGAAAGATTTATTAAAATAATTTTTCCATTATCCATACATTCTCTAAAATTTATAGAAGATATTGAACAATCAAACATAGGAGAGAGAAGTTTTTCTTGAACAAGTCTATAAACTTTATTTGTAACAACTGTAAATGCTTCATCTTTTAAAATTGGAAATTCATTTATCCAATATTTTATTACTTTTTCATCTTTTACATTTGATAAAAGCATATTTCTTTTATGAGGATCTATAAGCATATCATAAAGATAACTTAATCTTGGATCAGGTTGATCCATAATTGCATAAATAGCATTTATTAAAATTCTCTCTAATCTTGGACCCCAAAATTCTCCATAAAGTTTTTTCATAGAATCTACAAATCCCATAGCAATTAAAGGTTTTTTTAAAAAATCTTTATATTCTAAAAGAGAAATTTTTACAACTCTTCCATATTTAAAAGCAGTTATTGGATCAATATAAACAACTTTATTCCAAATATCTTTAGGAATAATTGATAAAGTTTTTTTAATTAAATCTCCATGAGGATCTATTACACAAATTCCATCTCCTTTTTTTATATGTTGATAAATTTGAAATAACATAAAAGTAGATTTTCCAGATCCTGGTATTCCAAATATTACCATATGAACTCTATCTTCTCTTTTTAAAGTTATTAACTTCCCTCCTTCTCCTTTACATATTATAAATTCATCATTCATTTCTAAGTTCATTTCTAACAACCACCAATGTTGAAATTGGTTTTTTCATAGGAATACATGGACTTGGAAAGGAAAAAATTGAAGCAAGTTCATAATCACTTAAAGCTATTATTTTATAATCTTTTATAAATAAAATTGGTATAATTAATAATAAAAATAAAGAAAATATTAATGGATTAAATAAATTAATAATAAATTTTAAATTAAAATTTTTCAAAAATATTAAAACTATAGCTAAAAATAAAGCTTTTAATAAAAGAGATTTATTACTTGAAATAATATGATTAGAAAATTTTTGAAATTTCCATTTATTTTGTTTTTTTATTTTATATTCAATAAGCCAATTTTTTGAAGTTTTTGGAAAAGATTGTAATGTTGCTCTTAATGATTCTTTTTTATTTCCATATATGAAAATATTACATTCAAATATTCTTGATGAATATTTTTCAATAGTATCTTTATTTTTAATAAATTTTAAATTATTTTTTGGTTTTGAAATTATTTCTATAGCTGTTCCAAGAGTTAAAATAGAAGAAATTATTGAATCTATAGGAATAGGAGGATGAAATATATTTTGTTGATCATCAGACCATTTTTTAGATATAGGAAAACTATAATGTCTTGCCATAGTAGCTTCAAGTCTATATTTATAATTTAAATTAGGAATATCACTTTCTCTTATTGAACATTTTAATAATATACTTAAATATTCTGATAAAGGAATAGCAATATTATCATCAACTTCAATTAAAAATCTAATAAAACCATTTTCATCTTTATCTATAAAGAGTCTAAATTCATTTGACATTATTGAAAATAATTGAGAAAAATATTTAGGAGAGAAATAAGCAGGATCATTTAAAATTACATGATTTGGAATTAATTCAAGCCACATAATTAACACCTATTGCAATTAAATGAGAAATAGCAAATAATGTAAAAGCTATTATAAGTGAATTTTCAAAATTTAAAAAAATTGATAAATCCATAGCTAAAATAAAAAGACTAGGAAGTTCCCATAGAAAAATTATTAAAATTGATGATTTTATTATATTAAATTTATTTAATAAATATCTCATAATTGGATTACCTTCAATTTCACCTTTATTAATTAAAATTTTTGTAGAATAAATATCAGAAATAAGTGTTAATAAATAAAATATTAATGAAAAAAATAAATTTAAAAAATTAGCTATTATAAAAGATAAAATAATACTTATAGAATTAATAATAATATTATTATTTTTAATATATTGATAACCACCATAAATTAAACCTAATAATATAATAACTGCTCCTAAAGTTTGAATCATTGATATTATTTTTTCAAGCATAGCTCCTAATCCAGAAGGTAAAGAAGGATTAGTTGAAAGATTTGAAATATCTTGATTAGTTAAAAAACTAACTATAGAAGGAGCTAAAGAAAGTAATATACCAAATATAAAACATCCTTTTAATATTTCCATTCCTCTTTCTTTTGAAGATTCATCTCCTTTCATTTAAATCCCAAAATTAAAATTTTTTATAAATTTATAAACTGGGAAAATTTATTATTACATTAACATAAATTATATTATCAAAAATTCATTCTATGAATAAGATTATGGAATTTTAATTTATTTGACAAAAAATCCGTCTTTTTGTCAAGCTCAATTATATAATAATTAGCTCATTTATAGATTGACTTTTATAAAACTACTTGTTGTAATTAATACTAATACCTATCACCAAAACAACACAAATAGATATATCAAAGCTTAAAATATATCCATTAATAAATCCTACTAACATAAAAAATTGAGTAGAGGTATTGTTATCTAAAAATATAATGTTACATTCCATAAATAAGTTCTGTAACGATTTCGTACTTGAGGCCTTCGTCAATGTTTACAAGTAGTTCCTAAAATACTTAAGCTATAGCAGAAATAAACTGTAAAATACGACACTCCTCTATTAAGTTGACTTATCAGTAGTTGTCGACTTAAGGTATTGAAAAAATCATGTAATATTCATAATCTTTATATACAATCAAGAATGCTGATATTTTAGAATATATTAAGGATAATGGTATCAAAAGATGATGTAGAAATAAAATTATTTTATTTCGCTCCCATAGATTTATACCAACTCCTTTTACTTTAAATCCCAATTTCTTTGGTTCAGTGACTGTCCATTCACTCCGATGGATTTCATAAATATTTACTGCTTCTAAAACTTGATTAAACCATTAGGGTGGTTAGCATTATACAATTTTTAGTTATCCTATTTAGTGCCTGTATCATTTTATAACTATCACTTTTATTTAAATGTTAAATAACTTCAATAGCAAGTGAAATATCCACGCATTTGTTCTTGAAAGATAAATTTGATGTTAATGTCAAATATTTTTATATTTAAAATATATATCGAAATTAGCAAGATTATGAAGATACCTCGAATTTATATCTACACCAATTAATGTCACATTATTTCTTGATAAAAGTGAAAATATTCTGAAGAAGCCAATCAAACCCACAACCTATATCAGCAATAATTCTTACTTTTTGAGAATAAGAAAACTATAAAGGGGTAATTTCAAGAGGGTGTTGAGCATACATTTTAATTTTTCCTCACTTTATCTATTTTTTGCTAAGTTATTTGTTATTATTTAAAAATATGTCGAGTATTGTTTATATACTGATTTGTTCTTAAATTCTCATTGTTAAGTTCTCTTCATAGCTTATATAACGATATCTATGTTATGTTTATACTCACATCATAAGATTTTTTATTTAAGCTATTTCAAAGCAAAGATTTGCCCAAATAAATAATAGAAATATCCAAGGCATATTACCTCAAAATAAGCATAATTATTAAATTGTTGGTTTACTGTAAGTAATTTAGATATCTAGAGAAACAAGACTTATTCACATGCTAACCTTATAAAGATATGCTTTGTATAAATTACAAACAATAGAGATATGGAAAGTAAATATGTATAACAGTATTTTTTGAAACAATTAAAAACTACGATCATGCTTCTTATATAACTATAAGAGCGCTGATTTTATAACTCATATTGCTTATGCCTTATATGTTTTAATGCTGTCAAGAAAGGCTTTTTTACGGCATTCCACGTTCTTTTCATAAGTACAAATTCTCTACCACGTTTTGAATAATGATGGTAGTAATATTCCACATTACTAATATATTCTGCAACGTTAACGGTCAATTCTCTAAAAGATCTAGCCAGTATCAAATCTCCTTTATAGTCCTGCCTATCCCAATATTTCTGATGTGTCAACAACTGGTATTCCAAGAGCCATGGCTTCAAGAGCCACTAGATCTTCATCAATTCCTCTCTCTATGTAAAGATCTGCCGAAGCTAAGAGCGACAAGAATTTCTGACGTGGTATAGGTCCTATAATTTTGACAGGACCAAAAGACGAGGTATGTCGTCTTGGATCAATAATAATTAATTCAAATTGCTGCTTAACCATACGTTTTACAATCTGTGCCAATATGATCAAGCGACTTGTATTAAGAAGTCTTGGAGAGTCTACATAGGAAGTATAAGCGATTATTCGAGGCAGAGTTTTCCTAAAATCTAATACTGTTTTCAAGAGTTCTAGTTCTTCAGGAAATATCCATTGAGGTAATAAAACAAAGTGATCTGAAATCTTATTGGCTTCACAAACTGTTATACTAGGACAAACATATAAATCTATAGTGTTAAGGGAAATAGCAGTCTTAAGCATTGTTATAATGATTGGGGCCAGTTATCTTATTCTTAGCCCCTACTCCATACAGCATCTGGCGAACCAGCTCATGAAAAACAAAACCATGTAAAAACAAAGCTATGGGGATTCCTAGTAATCTAGTTAATACGTGATTCGACCATGGAACGTTTCCAATGTATAAAGCAATATCGTAATCCGTGAGATATTTAGTATTTAGAAAGCTATGATAAATAGATGTGAGAAAACCAAATCTTTTTTTGCCGAGTTTAATCGTACCCACATGAATACCCTCACTAATAATGCCTTTATGTAGATTATGAAAAATAGTAGCAACACCACCAGTAGCATTACTAGGTATTATGAGAGCTACTCTCAATACATACCACCTTTAATTAATTTTGTATATAAAGATTTCATTAATGTCTTTTCTATTAAAACCTGTTCTTTATGTTTTTCTGTTCTTGATAAACTTTCCTTTCTATATATATGTAATACAGGATTATTAGGCACATATATCATATCAAGGCCTTTCATTATCAATTGAAGACCAAAATAGCATTCATTTCCTATTCCTCTTTTTAGATAGAAGTGTTCTGGAAACCATACATCATGAATATACTCATTTTTATAACTCATATTTACACCTCTGAATGGTAATGAGTAACAGGTCCTAAAAGGTATGAAAGGACCATGAGTAATTTCGAGTCTTTTTGTAATATAGACACCCAGTCTATACTTTTTAAGTAATGGGTGTGGTTGTTCTAACCATGTTTTAATAAACCATCTAGAAAGTCTTATAATTGGTTTATCATCCGGTGTTGGATAAAGCCGTAGATTATCAATATTTATATAGAAATCTCTACTGAAAATTCCAACAATTTTTGGAAACCTATTATGAAGTTCTATAAATCTTTGAAGCCATTTTTTAGGTAAAATTACATCTTCATCGGTAAAAACCACTATGTCACCTTTTGCTTCTCTTTTGCCCATATTTAAGGCATGGGTAAAATATCCCTTTTTTTGTTCGAGAATTATGAATGATAGATTATATGATTTACACAACTTTTCAATAAAATTTATATTACATGCTTTTAACACAAGTATTATT contains:
- a CDS encoding NADH-quinone oxidoreductase subunit B family protein yields the protein MSIIKWARLKSPWLIHFNTGGCNGCDIEFVAAITPRYDVERFGILLKGSPRHADILGVTGPITAQVAKRVLRVYKQMPEPKFVVAIGTCAVSGAPFKDGYSVYGGVDTIIPVDVYIPGCPPKPEAIIYGIAKLLEKIGGGNGGSNKKT
- a CDS encoding NADH-quinone oxidoreductase subunit C — protein: MEDLIKKLELMKNEILEFKRPKDRRIFINIKRESLKNFIKFLVEEIGVKHLSTITGIDLNQEEMELLYHFAYNNSIAITIGIKIPKNNLKVPTIIDIIPGAIFYEQEVHDMFGIIFEGHPDLSPLILPEGWPEGVYPLRKEYSIEKLREVLKK
- a CDS encoding nickel-dependent hydrogenase large subunit — encoded protein: MSYGSTIKVPFGPQHPALKEPEYFLFEIDGDIVVNVKPRIGYVHRGIEKAFEANTYFHNIYLAERICGICCHAHTTCYTQAVEGLIPIEIPPRAAYIRVIMAELERLHSHSLWVGIAAHEAGYDTMFMYMWKEREIIMDLMEEISGNRVTHAMNTIGGVRRDITDEQVNKLKKFLNIFENNIKQYIKALENEPTFIKRTKEVGILKPSDAIATCAIGPTLRASGIKNDVRKDDPYLVYDEIPFNIITNDGCDVFARTIVRCEEMIESANIIRYCLDHMPKGEIKVKVPRTFPPNESLGRVEAPRGELIHYTRSNGTAKPERHKVRSPTLGNLLSVCKTLIGAHIADIPLILAGIDPCFSCMDRIIIKKV
- a CDS encoding NADH-quinone oxidoreductase subunit H — its product is MLENILNIIIFPGFLFLIIISFIYEWIDRKFFARVQARYGPLYTGKSGILQPFADFLKLLSKEDIIPTIAEKFIFSITPIIYASIPLIILSIIPINGRAIINFEGDIIFIMFLSAMVTLSVFLAGWSSLGSFSRVGSIRSALQMLSYEIPFGLSLIGPAIVAKSLSLSKIVEWQINNSTWFLWLQPIGFAVMLISLLAELERIPFDIPEAETEIVAGWMTEYGGRRLALLRLGKNLELLMASMLISSVYLGGGVQLYFIPPVVILLIKSIIVLIIMSFVRAIFARFRIDQVTSGMWSYLLPLMIFQIMLIQFGVD
- a CDS encoding 4Fe-4S dicluster domain-containing protein, which codes for MSLFKEAFKQILKKPVTIKYPFEPGIVPPGLRGKPVWDMNKCILCILCQNACPTSAIKMIPKGPDAGIIYKLDRCIFCAECADACPRKAITITNEFELADFSKSNMTYHYKKSEVLQKK
- a CDS encoding TraM recognition domain-containing protein, which translates into the protein MNLEMNDEFIICKGEGGKLITLKREDRVHMVIFGIPGSGKSTFMLFQIYQHIKKGDGICVIDPHGDLIKKTLSIIPKDIWNKVVYIDPITAFKYGRVVKISLLEYKDFLKKPLIAMGFVDSMKKLYGEFWGPRLERILINAIYAIMDQPDPRLSYLYDMLIDPHKRNMLLSNVKDEKVIKYWINEFPILKDEAFTVVTNKVYRLVQEKLLSPMFDCSISSINFRECMDNGKIILINLSEGNLTTEVANFLGALLLNKIYQEGMAREDLSEEKRKPFYVYVDEAYRFITDSIKDILQSLRKYKIYMTLAAQYLSQFDREGGKDKTLTKAILQLCDSIISFSIGAETAEELEQYFKPIFRYITKDTLMTLMKHQLAFSIRKGEERYVNTGICIDISNLKISNPEEVIKYSLSIYGRPYYIENNDSIPTPDITPICFSILSFIYYKNFGRPISIFIIEKELKQFSKQEIRNAIKELIYDGMIYINNNEIALTTISYYKFKDFPSGDYKIIQVISNFVRKERMKGCYCIVNSTKPYVIVYPPKYINKERIDPYIWDYSNRYIAYVCLNNEEPNLNYNIPIKLIVLSERKFSSKYEIISFEELHSSYNDKSYLISKNQQVQIH
- a CDS encoding glycosyltransferase family 2 protein, encoding MVRVSVIIPSKEGAYLKYVLSGLMAQTMKPSEIILVLKACNINFIEKLCKSYNLSFIILEQKKGYFTHALNMGKREAKGDIVVFTDEDVILPKKWLQRFIELHNRFPKIVGIFSRDFYINIDNLRLYPTPDDKPIIRLSRWFIKTWLEQPHPLLKKYRLGVYITKRLEITHGPFIPFRTCYSLPFRGVNMSYKNEYIHDVWFPEHFYLKRGIGNECYFGLQLIMKGLDMIYVPNNPVLHIYRKESLSRTEKHKEQVLIEKTLMKSLYTKLIKGGMY